Proteins co-encoded in one Azospirillum brasilense genomic window:
- a CDS encoding class I SAM-dependent methyltransferase has protein sequence MTTMTLKDALAEILDPRDRTVVDVGCGDGSLTRHFAGLGARAIGIEISEGQLARARKAEPVAGADYRVGKGEALPLEDASVDAIVYSNSFHHLPLAVMADAMAEAARVLKPGGTLVVVEPIAEGAYFEVILPIEDETEVRAAAYDTLKHPPLPLQAVDETVYGTVVRYRDADHYLTHVTAVDPVRRERLPPVEAEVRRRFAANGRIDAEGMTAFDQPMRRMVFKKLP, from the coding sequence ATGACGACGATGACCCTGAAGGACGCCCTGGCCGAGATTCTGGACCCGCGGGACCGGACCGTGGTGGATGTCGGCTGCGGCGACGGGTCGCTGACCCGCCACTTCGCGGGGCTCGGCGCCCGGGCCATCGGCATCGAGATCAGCGAGGGCCAGCTTGCCCGCGCCCGCAAGGCGGAGCCGGTGGCCGGCGCCGACTACCGCGTCGGCAAGGGGGAGGCTCTGCCCCTGGAGGACGCGTCGGTGGACGCCATCGTCTACTCCAACAGCTTCCACCACCTGCCGCTGGCGGTGATGGCCGACGCGATGGCCGAGGCGGCGCGGGTTCTGAAGCCCGGCGGCACGCTGGTGGTGGTCGAGCCGATCGCCGAGGGCGCCTATTTCGAGGTCATCCTGCCCATCGAGGACGAGACGGAGGTGCGGGCCGCCGCCTACGACACGCTGAAGCACCCGCCGCTGCCGCTGCAGGCGGTGGACGAGACGGTCTATGGCACGGTGGTACGCTACCGCGACGCCGATCATTACCTGACCCACGTCACCGCCGTGGACCCGGTGCGGCGCGAGCGCCTTCCGCCGGTGGAGGCCGAGGTCCGCCGCCGCTTCGCCGCCAACGGGCGGATCGACGCGGAGGGGATGACCGCCTTCGACCAGCCGATGCGGCGCATGGTCTTCAAGAAGCTGCCGTAA
- a CDS encoding alpha/beta hydrolase family protein — translation MTGLLPVLPARAETPAQFRAAVSQIGYADPGTGKTVPILLLYPTRDHVQPIRRGPYHLNVAPEGGPALDSVPLVMMTQGPARNGLAMVSVALFLARRGMMTAIVTHLGGMEPGTEPGAGKGDRIGTVPLWPELPLQLRAALDAVLDSSPMGFRVDRQRIGVLGYAAGGHAALAAAGGVADPGRLAPICAAHPDDRTLCPAGAKTTIAASPKRLEAASDPRIRSLLLMDPVGALFADGALSRVTVPVRLYEAEKGDESGALQVARVRGLLPRPPEYDLVPGAGHYAFLTPVPASAAARFGATVQDPPGFDRAAFHARLNDEVLDYFRRTLNAAP, via the coding sequence ATGACCGGGCTGCTTCCGGTCCTGCCCGCGCGGGCGGAAACACCGGCCCAGTTCCGGGCGGCGGTGTCGCAGATCGGCTACGCCGATCCGGGCACAGGCAAGACGGTGCCGATCCTGCTGCTCTACCCGACGCGCGATCACGTCCAGCCGATCCGCCGGGGACCCTATCACCTGAACGTCGCCCCGGAAGGCGGTCCGGCGCTGGATTCCGTGCCGCTGGTGATGATGACCCAGGGGCCGGCGCGCAACGGGCTGGCGATGGTCAGCGTCGCCCTGTTCCTGGCGCGCCGCGGGATGATGACCGCCATCGTGACCCATCTCGGCGGCATGGAACCGGGCACGGAGCCGGGGGCGGGCAAAGGCGACCGGATCGGCACCGTGCCGCTGTGGCCGGAATTGCCGCTGCAGCTCCGCGCGGCGCTGGACGCCGTGCTGGACTCCTCGCCCATGGGTTTCCGGGTGGACCGGCAGCGCATCGGCGTGCTCGGCTACGCGGCCGGCGGCCATGCGGCGCTGGCGGCGGCGGGCGGAGTCGCCGATCCGGGCCGCCTCGCCCCGATCTGCGCCGCCCATCCCGACGACCGCACCCTCTGCCCGGCCGGCGCCAAGACAACCATCGCCGCCTCGCCGAAGCGGCTGGAGGCCGCCAGCGACCCCCGTATCCGCTCGCTGCTGCTGATGGACCCGGTCGGCGCGCTGTTCGCGGACGGCGCGCTGTCCCGCGTCACCGTCCCGGTCCGGCTCTACGAGGCGGAGAAGGGCGACGAAAGCGGCGCCCTCCAGGTGGCGCGGGTGCGCGGCCTGCTGCCCCGGCCGCCGGAATACGACCTCGTCCCCGGCGCCGGCCACTACGCCTTCCTGACGCCGGTCCCGGCCAGCGCCGCCGCCCGCTTCGGCGCGACGGTGCAGGACCCGCCGGGCTTCGACCGCGCCGCCTTCCACGCGCGGCTGAACGACGAGGTCCTCGACTATTTCCGGCGGACGCTGAACGCAGCGCCCTGA
- a CDS encoding MarC family protein, with protein sequence MFDSFLLAFTALFSIVNPIAMALIFSQVTAERSPKERAQVATLVAVYSAIVMLAALWAGSYVLNFFGISLAALRIAGGFVVAERAWALLNAPEAHEARKQEQAAPAEEAGDSDVGESAFFPLTIPFTTGPGTISVAIALGATRPRGSEGLTEFFIGVSAAALAIALLIWLSYRSADRLVELLGHNRARVLTRLFAFLLFCVGVQILLTGLLDAFPVLASGR encoded by the coding sequence ATGTTCGACAGCTTCCTCCTCGCCTTCACGGCGCTGTTCTCGATCGTCAACCCCATCGCCATGGCGCTGATCTTCAGCCAGGTGACGGCGGAGCGCAGCCCGAAGGAGCGGGCGCAGGTCGCAACGCTGGTCGCCGTCTATTCGGCCATCGTCATGCTGGCGGCCCTGTGGGCGGGGTCCTACGTGCTGAACTTCTTCGGCATCTCGCTGGCGGCGCTGCGGATCGCCGGTGGCTTCGTGGTGGCGGAGCGCGCCTGGGCGCTGCTGAACGCGCCGGAAGCGCACGAGGCCCGCAAGCAGGAGCAGGCGGCCCCGGCGGAGGAGGCCGGGGACTCCGATGTCGGGGAGTCGGCCTTCTTCCCGCTGACCATCCCCTTCACCACCGGCCCCGGCACCATTTCCGTCGCCATCGCGCTGGGCGCCACCCGCCCCCGGGGCAGCGAGGGGCTCACCGAATTTTTCATCGGCGTGTCGGCGGCGGCGCTGGCCATCGCGCTGCTGATCTGGCTGTCCTACCGTTCCGCCGACCGGCTGGTGGAATTGCTCGGCCACAACCGCGCCCGCGTGCTGACGCGGCTGTTCGCCTTCCTGCTGTTCTGCGTCGGCGTCCAGATCCTGCTGACCGGCCTGCTGGACGCCTTCCCCGTGCTGGCCTCGGGGCGTTAA
- a CDS encoding Glu/Leu/Phe/Val dehydrogenase dimerization domain-containing protein, with translation MPLFEHPDFDDHEQVVFCADAASGLRAIVAVHDTALGPALGGCRMWPYASDEEALRDALRLSRGMTYKSALAGLPLGGGKSVIIGNPRTDKSEALLRAMGRHVERLGGRYIVAEDSGTGVPDIKTMALETAHVSGVVEKATASGGTRSGDPSPSTAYGVFVGLQAAVRHRLHRTDLEGLTVAIQGVGSVGGHLARYLAEAGARLWVADIDEAQARRVADRVGATPVSADAIFDLEVDVFAPCALGAVLNDGTIPRLTCPVVAGAANNQLAEARHGQALADRGILYAPDYVINAGGVIDVYHERAGYDLARVMSHIERIADTLTEIFARADMERKPTAAVADRMARQRVGRAR, from the coding sequence GTGCCGCTGTTCGAACATCCCGATTTCGACGACCATGAGCAGGTGGTCTTCTGCGCCGACGCCGCGTCCGGCCTGCGCGCCATCGTCGCCGTCCACGACACCGCGCTCGGCCCGGCGCTGGGCGGCTGCCGCATGTGGCCCTACGCCAGCGACGAAGAGGCCCTGCGCGACGCGCTGCGCCTGTCGCGCGGCATGACCTACAAGTCGGCCCTCGCCGGGCTGCCGCTGGGCGGCGGCAAGTCGGTCATCATCGGCAACCCGCGTACCGACAAGAGCGAGGCGCTGCTCCGCGCCATGGGGCGCCACGTCGAACGGCTGGGCGGACGCTACATCGTCGCCGAGGATTCCGGCACCGGGGTTCCCGACATCAAGACCATGGCGCTGGAAACCGCCCACGTCTCCGGCGTGGTGGAGAAGGCGACCGCAAGCGGCGGCACGCGCAGCGGCGATCCCTCCCCCTCCACCGCCTACGGCGTCTTCGTCGGGCTTCAGGCGGCGGTGCGCCACCGCCTGCACCGCACCGACCTGGAGGGGCTGACCGTCGCCATCCAGGGCGTGGGCAGCGTCGGCGGGCATCTCGCCCGCTATCTGGCCGAGGCCGGGGCGCGGCTGTGGGTCGCCGACATCGACGAGGCGCAGGCCCGGCGCGTGGCCGACCGCGTCGGCGCCACGCCGGTGTCCGCCGACGCCATCTTCGATCTGGAGGTGGACGTCTTCGCCCCCTGCGCGCTGGGCGCCGTCCTGAACGACGGGACGATCCCGCGGCTGACCTGCCCGGTCGTCGCCGGGGCGGCCAACAACCAACTCGCCGAAGCCCGGCACGGGCAGGCGCTGGCCGACCGCGGCATCCTCTACGCCCCCGATTACGTCATCAACGCCGGCGGGGTGATCGACGTGTATCACGAGCGCGCCGGCTACGACCTCGCCCGCGTGATGAGCCACATCGAGCGGATCGCCGACACGCTGACGGAGATCTTCGCCCGCGCCGACATGGAGCGCAAACCGACCGCCGCCGTCGCCGACCGCATGGCCCGCCAGCGCGTGGGGCGCGCACGCTGA
- a CDS encoding DUF2076 domain-containing protein, which produces MDQTERQIIDDLFAKLRQAEAQSGPRDPQAEAHIRDTIARQPGAPYLMAQAIVMLEQALAASQNQNQELERQLQERPAAAAGGGIFGGLFGGGAKPAPAPQQRPGGSPWGQAPGAAPAYGDPRVAAYAQQPQRAGGGFMAGAMQTAMGVAGGMLIGSALSSAFSGGGEAIAQEAQGAVDQVAEELPSQEDSWGGFGGDEEEF; this is translated from the coding sequence ATGGACCAGACCGAACGCCAGATCATTGACGACCTCTTCGCCAAGCTGCGTCAGGCCGAGGCCCAGTCCGGCCCGCGCGACCCGCAGGCCGAAGCCCACATCCGCGACACCATCGCCCGCCAGCCGGGCGCGCCCTACCTGATGGCGCAGGCCATCGTCATGCTGGAGCAGGCGCTGGCCGCCTCGCAGAACCAGAACCAGGAGCTGGAGCGCCAGCTTCAGGAGCGCCCGGCCGCGGCGGCCGGCGGCGGCATCTTCGGCGGCCTGTTCGGCGGCGGCGCCAAGCCCGCCCCGGCCCCGCAGCAGCGCCCCGGCGGCTCGCCCTGGGGTCAGGCGCCCGGCGCCGCCCCGGCCTACGGCGACCCGCGCGTGGCGGCCTATGCCCAGCAGCCGCAGCGCGCCGGCGGCGGCTTCATGGCCGGCGCCATGCAGACCGCCATGGGCGTGGCCGGCGGCATGCTGATCGGCAGCGCGCTGTCCAGCGCCTTCTCCGGCGGCGGCGAGGCCATCGCCCAGGAGGCTCAGGGCGCCGTCGATCAGGTCGCCGAGGAACTCCCCAGCCAAGAGGATTCCTGGGGCGGCTTCGGCGGGGACGAAGAGGAATTCTGA
- a CDS encoding AI-2E family transporter — protein sequence MAQREDADIERGWSIDRMTLGLWLVGLLAALAALWGLGAASPVLIPLAGAFFVAVAVAPIGRWVRDRVPPRLALLGPLAAMLTVLLVLAVFAGGLWFIGQRVAGEVPRHAEELQRLWQQANGWIDGLRGQFLGDSGGGDSGGGSDSGGGGAEALSGLVASVLTAAREAVSTLVIVLFLALLMLVEAPVWREKIVKTLGPERCATTVTAVTAIAQQFRRFLLVSTTLGLITGALYIGWLSLFGIDFLFLWGFLAFLLNYIPVIGSVGAAALPVLMALAQGGSTTALMVAGGLLVIEQVMGNFIGPRLEGKQLAISPLVIVSSLLLWSWLWGAAGTVLAVPMTVLIAIALSHIDALRPFAFVLSDKSDRRRFEARTRPE from the coding sequence TTGGCACAGCGGGAGGACGCGGACATCGAGCGCGGCTGGTCCATCGACCGGATGACGCTCGGCCTCTGGCTGGTCGGCCTGCTGGCCGCCCTCGCCGCCCTGTGGGGCCTCGGCGCGGCCTCGCCGGTGCTCATCCCGCTGGCCGGCGCCTTCTTCGTGGCGGTCGCCGTGGCGCCGATCGGGCGCTGGGTGCGCGACCGGGTGCCGCCGCGGCTGGCCCTGCTCGGCCCGCTCGCCGCCATGCTGACGGTTCTGCTGGTACTGGCCGTCTTCGCCGGAGGCCTGTGGTTCATCGGCCAGCGCGTGGCCGGCGAGGTGCCGCGCCACGCCGAGGAGCTGCAGCGCCTCTGGCAGCAGGCAAACGGCTGGATCGACGGGCTGCGCGGGCAATTCCTCGGCGATTCGGGCGGCGGCGATTCGGGCGGCGGCAGCGACTCCGGAGGCGGCGGGGCGGAGGCGCTGTCCGGCCTCGTCGCGTCGGTGCTCACGGCGGCGCGGGAGGCCGTCTCGACGCTGGTCATCGTCCTGTTCCTCGCCCTGCTGATGCTGGTCGAGGCGCCGGTCTGGCGCGAGAAGATCGTGAAGACGCTGGGACCGGAGCGCTGCGCCACCACCGTCACCGCGGTCACCGCCATCGCCCAGCAGTTCCGCCGCTTCCTGCTGGTCAGCACGACGCTGGGGCTGATCACCGGGGCGCTCTACATCGGCTGGCTGTCGCTGTTCGGGATCGACTTCCTGTTCCTGTGGGGCTTCCTGGCCTTCCTGCTGAACTACATCCCGGTGATCGGGTCGGTGGGAGCGGCCGCGCTGCCCGTTCTGATGGCGCTGGCCCAGGGCGGCTCGACCACCGCCCTGATGGTCGCGGGCGGCCTGCTGGTGATCGAGCAGGTGATGGGCAATTTCATCGGCCCGCGGCTGGAGGGCAAGCAGCTCGCCATCTCGCCCCTGGTGATCGTCAGTTCGCTGCTGCTGTGGAGCTGGCTGTGGGGGGCCGCCGGGACCGTCCTGGCGGTGCCGATGACCGTCCTGATCGCCATCGCGCTCAGCCACATCGACGCGCTGCGCCCCTTCGCCTTCGTGCTCAGCGACAAAAGCGACCGCCGTCGTTTCGAGGCGCGCACCCGGCCCGAGTAA
- a CDS encoding HAD family hydrolase — MDRINTAFLFDLDGTLIDSVYQHVLAWQEALDHEGIELSVWRIHRKIGMSGGLFANMLLRETGLAISPELLERLRRRHAEAFRGLAGRVRPLPGAQELLSHLTAAGIPWAIATSGRIETARSGLEALGVDPDEVPVVTRDQVKYAKPDPDLFLAAAERLGVPIETAIVVGDSVWDILAARRARALSIGLLSGGYGQDELERAGAFRVYEDPASLLEHLDEVGGRR; from the coding sequence ATGGACCGCATCAACACGGCTTTCCTGTTCGACCTCGACGGCACGCTGATCGACAGCGTCTACCAGCATGTGCTGGCTTGGCAGGAGGCGTTGGACCACGAGGGGATCGAGCTGTCGGTCTGGCGCATCCACCGCAAGATCGGCATGAGCGGCGGCCTGTTCGCCAACATGCTGCTGCGCGAGACCGGCCTCGCCATCAGCCCGGAACTTCTGGAGCGGCTTCGCCGCCGCCACGCCGAGGCGTTCCGCGGGCTGGCCGGGCGCGTCCGCCCGCTGCCCGGCGCGCAGGAGCTGCTGTCCCATTTGACGGCGGCGGGCATCCCCTGGGCCATCGCGACCAGCGGGCGGATCGAGACGGCGCGTTCCGGGCTGGAGGCTCTGGGCGTCGACCCGGACGAGGTGCCGGTGGTGACGCGCGACCAGGTGAAATACGCCAAGCCCGACCCCGACCTGTTCCTGGCCGCGGCGGAGCGTCTCGGCGTCCCCATCGAAACCGCCATCGTGGTCGGCGACAGCGTGTGGGACATCCTGGCCGCGCGGCGCGCCCGCGCGCTGAGCATCGGGCTGCTGTCCGGCGGCTACGGGCAGGACGAGCTGGAGCGGGCCGGCGCCTTCCGCGTCTACGAGGACCCCGCCAGCCTGCTGGAGCATCTGGACGAGGTGGGAGGCCGACGCTGA
- a CDS encoding lipid kinase, producing the protein MSADRRRALLIVNGKARQGQRALDDIREEAATAGVSLIRAECREREDIAEAIRAHAASVDMVIIGGGDGTLNAAAPALADTGLPLAILPMGTANDLARTLGIPLDLRGAAKLAVSGPIRRIDLGEVNGVAFFNVASIGLSVELARELTREMKRRWGVFGYAVAAFRVARRMAPFRAEIRINGTRHRVKSVQIGVGNGRHYGGGMTVQENAAPDDGQLDVYSIDLRGWWEWPLLYPDFRRGRHGHWKNVHAWYGQEVEITTRHRRPVNTDGDITTHTPARFRVRPGAVAVIAPPR; encoded by the coding sequence CTGAGCGCCGATCGACGCCGCGCGCTGCTGATCGTCAATGGCAAGGCCCGGCAGGGGCAGCGGGCGCTCGACGACATCCGGGAGGAGGCCGCGACGGCGGGCGTCTCCCTGATCCGCGCCGAGTGCCGCGAGCGCGAGGACATCGCCGAGGCGATCCGCGCCCATGCCGCCTCCGTGGACATGGTCATCATCGGCGGCGGCGACGGCACGCTGAACGCCGCCGCTCCGGCTCTGGCCGACACCGGCCTGCCGCTCGCCATCCTGCCGATGGGCACGGCCAACGATCTGGCGCGCACGCTGGGCATTCCCCTGGACCTGCGGGGGGCGGCGAAGCTGGCGGTCAGCGGTCCGATCCGCCGGATCGACCTGGGCGAGGTCAACGGCGTGGCCTTCTTCAACGTCGCCAGCATCGGCCTCAGCGTCGAGCTGGCCCGTGAGCTGACGCGCGAGATGAAGCGGCGCTGGGGCGTGTTCGGCTACGCCGTGGCGGCCTTCCGCGTGGCGCGGCGCATGGCGCCCTTCCGCGCCGAGATCCGCATCAACGGGACGCGGCACCGCGTCAAGTCGGTGCAGATCGGCGTCGGCAACGGGCGCCATTACGGCGGCGGCATGACCGTGCAGGAGAACGCCGCCCCCGACGACGGGCAACTGGACGTCTACAGCATCGACCTGCGCGGCTGGTGGGAGTGGCCCCTGCTGTACCCGGACTTCCGCCGCGGGCGGCATGGCCATTGGAAGAACGTCCACGCCTGGTACGGGCAGGAGGTGGAGATCACCACCCGCCACCGCCGCCCGGTGAACACGGACGGCGACATCACCACCCACACCCCGGCGCGCTTCCGCGTGCGGCCGGGAGCCGTCGCGGTGATCGCGCCGCCGCGGTGA
- the kduD gene encoding 2-dehydro-3-deoxy-D-gluconate 5-dehydrogenase KduD: MAQAHPFDLTGKVALVTGAHTGIGQGIALALAQAGADIAAVDVIPLDETKALVEAAGRRFHAMTADLTSIAPVQGLVEEAVGTLGGLDILVNNAGMIRRADAVDFTEADWDLVMNINIKTVFFLCQAFGRYAIGQGRKGKIINIASMLSFQGGIRVPSYTASKSGVAGITRLLANEWAGKGINVNAIAPGYVATNNTAAIRADEQRSAEILGRIPAGRWSVPADMGGPAVFLASDASDYVHGTILPVDGGWLAR; encoded by the coding sequence ATGGCTCAGGCACATCCCTTCGATCTCACCGGCAAGGTCGCCCTGGTGACCGGCGCCCACACCGGCATCGGCCAGGGCATCGCCCTGGCGCTGGCCCAGGCCGGCGCCGACATCGCCGCGGTGGACGTCATTCCCCTGGACGAGACCAAGGCTCTCGTCGAGGCCGCGGGCCGCCGCTTCCACGCCATGACCGCCGACCTGACCAGCATCGCCCCGGTGCAGGGTCTGGTGGAGGAGGCGGTGGGCACGCTCGGCGGGCTGGACATCCTGGTCAACAACGCCGGCATGATCCGCCGCGCCGACGCCGTGGACTTCACCGAGGCCGACTGGGACCTCGTGATGAACATCAACATCAAGACGGTCTTCTTCCTCTGCCAGGCCTTCGGGCGCTACGCCATCGGCCAGGGCCGCAAGGGCAAGATCATCAACATCGCCTCCATGCTGTCCTTCCAGGGCGGCATCCGCGTGCCCTCCTACACCGCCTCCAAGAGCGGCGTGGCCGGCATCACCCGCCTGCTCGCCAACGAATGGGCGGGCAAGGGCATCAACGTGAACGCCATCGCGCCGGGCTACGTCGCCACCAACAACACGGCGGCGATCCGCGCCGACGAGCAGCGCAGCGCGGAGATCCTGGGCCGCATCCCGGCGGGCCGCTGGAGCGTTCCCGCCGACATGGGCGGCCCGGCGGTGTTCCTGGCCTCCGACGCGTCGGACTATGTCCACGGCACGATCCTGCCGGTGGACGGCGGCTGGCTCGCCCGCTGA
- the kduI gene encoding 5-dehydro-4-deoxy-D-glucuronate isomerase, producing MKITVRHASHQDDVRNYDTTKLRDHFLVPSIFEADDIVLTYSHIDRFVVGGAMPVSGPLKLESAKAIGSANFLDRRELGAVNVGGPGRITVDGAVFELAPRDCLYITMGSLDVRFESLDPANPAKFYLNSAPAHARFETMKISIAQAKAVHMGDPAQSNERTIYQMIHPDVCRTAQLVLGMTVLKPNNMWNTMPCHTHDRRCEVYFYFDLPEPARVFHFMGEPTETRHIVVANEQAVISPSWSIHSGVGTRNYTFIWAMAGDNQDFTDMDFIPMEDLR from the coding sequence ATGAAGATCACCGTCCGCCACGCGTCACACCAGGATGACGTCCGCAACTACGACACCACCAAGCTGCGCGACCATTTCCTCGTCCCGTCCATCTTCGAGGCGGACGACATCGTCCTGACCTACAGCCACATCGACCGCTTCGTGGTCGGCGGCGCCATGCCGGTGTCCGGCCCGCTGAAGCTGGAGTCGGCCAAGGCCATCGGCTCGGCCAACTTCCTCGACCGGCGCGAGCTGGGCGCCGTCAACGTCGGCGGCCCGGGCCGCATCACGGTGGACGGCGCGGTGTTCGAGCTGGCCCCGCGCGACTGCCTCTACATCACCATGGGCAGCCTGGACGTCCGTTTCGAGAGCCTGGACCCGGCCAACCCGGCGAAGTTCTACCTGAACAGCGCCCCGGCCCACGCCCGCTTCGAGACGATGAAGATCTCCATCGCGCAGGCCAAGGCCGTGCACATGGGCGATCCGGCCCAGTCGAACGAGCGCACCATCTACCAGATGATCCACCCGGACGTCTGCCGCACCGCGCAGCTCGTGCTCGGCATGACCGTGCTGAAGCCGAACAACATGTGGAACACCATGCCGTGCCACACGCACGACCGGCGCTGCGAGGTCTATTTCTACTTCGACCTGCCGGAGCCGGCCCGCGTCTTCCACTTCATGGGCGAGCCCACCGAGACGCGCCACATCGTCGTCGCCAACGAGCAGGCGGTGATCTCGCCGAGCTGGTCGATCCACTCCGGCGTCGGCACCCGCAACTACACCTTCATCTGGGCCATGGCCGGCGACAACCAGGACTTCACCGACATGGACTTCATCCCCATGGAAGACCTGCGCTGA
- a CDS encoding GntR family transcriptional regulator, whose product MDMPTTPTPDASSDRPAPQRSAVKPARGPARGASTMAAIHRSLRAEIVEMRRNPGEPIIEKHIAEAFGVSRTPVREALQRLADEGLIEIFPQVGTFVARIPVNALPEAIVIRTSLEGTAVRYAAQRATGSQIAGLRANLLLQQETVEDGDLNAFHEADERFHALIAEIAGYPGLWSMAQQVKVQVDRYRRLTLPEPGRLTHVLAEHAAIVDAIADADPALAADRMAVHLDGLLTSIPQAQGANPFFFTGP is encoded by the coding sequence ATGGACATGCCGACCACCCCGACGCCCGACGCCAGCAGCGATCGTCCCGCCCCCCAGCGGAGCGCGGTGAAGCCGGCCCGCGGGCCGGCGCGGGGCGCCTCAACCATGGCGGCGATCCACCGGTCGCTGCGCGCCGAGATCGTGGAGATGCGCCGCAATCCGGGCGAGCCCATCATCGAGAAGCACATCGCCGAAGCCTTCGGCGTCAGCCGCACCCCGGTGCGCGAGGCGCTGCAGCGGCTGGCCGACGAGGGGCTGATCGAGATCTTCCCGCAGGTCGGCACCTTCGTCGCCCGCATCCCGGTGAACGCCCTGCCCGAGGCCATCGTCATCCGCACCTCGCTGGAGGGCACCGCCGTCCGCTACGCGGCGCAGCGCGCCACCGGCAGCCAGATCGCCGGCCTGCGCGCCAACCTGCTGCTCCAGCAGGAGACGGTGGAGGACGGCGACCTCAACGCCTTCCACGAGGCCGACGAGCGCTTCCACGCCCTGATCGCCGAGATCGCCGGCTATCCCGGCCTGTGGAGCATGGCGCAGCAGGTGAAGGTGCAGGTCGACCGCTACCGCCGCCTGACCCTGCCGGAGCCGGGGCGCCTCACCCATGTGCTGGCCGAGCATGCGGCGATCGTGGACGCCATCGCCGACGCCGACCCGGCGCTGGCCGCCGACCGCATGGCCGTCCACCTCGACGGCCTGCTGACCTCGATCCCCCAGGCCCAGGGGGCGAACCCGTTCTTCTTCACTGGACCCTGA
- the kdgT gene encoding 2-keto-3-deoxygluconate transporter — protein MNIKSRIDRIPGGMMILPLFLGACLNTFAPNTGKFFGSFTNGLITGTLPILSVWFFCIGASISLKATPLVLRKSGVLVSVKILTAATMGIIASWFIPHEGVSSGFFTGLSVLAIIAAMNDTNGGMYMALMQQYGTKEESGAFCLMCLESGPFMTMATLGLAGLAAFPWQTMVGALLPFLIGFALGNLDQEFRKFFGQAVPVMVPFFAFALGNNLNFAVILNTGLLGIVLGLSVIAITGFTLVVADVLLAKGNGTAGIGAASTAGAAVTVPPIIASIEPSFAPSAPAATALVATSVVVTSLLTPILTAWWARRFGVLSPRYLEAQKNAEAQPLPVQPAPAE, from the coding sequence TCGACCGCATTCCCGGCGGCATGATGATCCTGCCCCTGTTCCTCGGCGCCTGCCTGAACACCTTCGCGCCGAACACGGGCAAGTTCTTCGGGTCCTTCACCAACGGCCTGATCACCGGCACCCTGCCGATCCTCTCCGTCTGGTTCTTCTGCATCGGCGCCAGCATCAGCCTGAAGGCCACCCCGCTGGTCCTGCGCAAGAGCGGCGTGCTCGTCTCCGTGAAGATCCTCACCGCCGCCACCATGGGCATCATCGCCTCCTGGTTCATCCCGCACGAGGGCGTCAGCTCGGGCTTCTTCACCGGCCTGTCGGTGCTGGCGATCATCGCCGCCATGAACGACACCAACGGCGGCATGTACATGGCGCTGATGCAGCAGTACGGCACCAAGGAGGAATCCGGCGCCTTCTGCCTGATGTGCCTGGAATCCGGCCCCTTCATGACGATGGCGACGCTGGGTCTGGCCGGTCTGGCCGCCTTCCCCTGGCAAACCATGGTCGGCGCCCTGCTGCCCTTCCTGATCGGCTTCGCCCTCGGCAACCTGGACCAGGAGTTCCGCAAGTTCTTCGGCCAGGCCGTGCCGGTGATGGTGCCCTTCTTCGCCTTCGCGCTCGGCAACAACCTGAACTTCGCGGTCATCCTGAACACCGGCCTGCTCGGCATCGTCCTTGGCCTCTCGGTCATCGCCATCACCGGCTTCACGCTGGTCGTCGCCGACGTCCTGCTCGCCAAGGGCAACGGCACCGCCGGAATCGGCGCCGCTTCCACCGCCGGTGCGGCCGTGACGGTCCCGCCGATCATCGCCTCCATCGAGCCGAGCTTCGCGCCGAGCGCCCCGGCCGCCACCGCCCTGGTCGCCACCAGCGTCGTCGTCACCTCGCTGCTCACGCCGATCCTGACCGCCTGGTGGGCCCGCCGGTTCGGCGTCCTCTCCCCGCGCTATCTGGAAGCCCAGAAAAACGCCGAAGCCCAGCCCCTGCCGGTCCAGCCCGCCCCCGCCGAGTGA